Genomic segment of Colletotrichum destructivum chromosome 5, complete sequence:
AAATCATTACATCGATTGGCGCAGGATCGAAGTGATAAGACGGAAAAGAGCACATCATAGTACACAGTAGATAGATTGGAACTCTTCTACGTTATCTGTCTTGCTAGAATCACGAGACGTCCGAAGTAATTAGAGCCCCAGTCCGTTTCCGAAACCACGCTCAATCGATAGCAGGACCCTATCAAAGTCAGTTTCTTCAACTGGTTGTTACCCATGAGCTGCTCTGCTTCGTCAAGTCGCAGTATGGTTTGATCATGTTCTCTGCTCTGATATCAGGAGCATCAGAATTGAATTACACATGAAACGTGCTTCTCCCACCAtgcagcagcggctccgAGGGCTTGGAAGTGAATGAATATACCCAGTCGTCGTTATCATTACGCTCTTTGTGAATCAAAACACGCTCAACACAAACTCCCATGCGGCACAAGCTCCTGacccccctccatcccctaCTGCGTAGCCGAATACCCCCCGTCGACAAAGATGGTCTGTCCCGTGACGGCGGCACTCGCGCCGCTCGCCAACCACACGGCGACCCCGGCAAAGTCCTCCACCATGCCGTTTCGTCCGATCATCGTCCGCGCCGCGTGCGCCTCGGCCCtttcggcggcgtcggccgacacctcctcctcctcctccatcacaCTCGCAGGcgtctcctcgacgacgacgacgcccggcGCGATGGCGTTGCACAAAACGCCGCTGCGTGACCACGCCTCGGCCTGGGACCGCGTCAGCGACACGAGgccgcccttggcggcgccgtaggccccgctgtcgccgcccgGGCAGCCGCGGAACGActgctggccgacgacgttgatgaTGCGGCCGCTGCCGCGGGCGGCCATGCCCGGGCCGAAGGCCTGGCCGAGCGCGAAGGGCGCCGTGAGGTTcgcggcgatggcgtggTCCCAGTCGCCCTGGGTGACGCGCgagagcagcggcggcgggcggcgcgagaggcccgcgccggcggcgttgacgaggatgtcgggCACGCCGTGGGCGGACTTGATGCGGGCGCTGGCGTGGTGCAGGTCCGCGAGGTTCGAGAGGTCCGCGGCGATCGGGGTCGCGGGCACCccgagctgggcgagctgctcggcggccgcggccagcGGCTGCgcgcggcgggcgacgaggatgacttTGGCGCCGctctggccgagggcgagggcgatctCCCTGCCGATGCCCGAGCTGCCGCCCGTGACGACGGCCGTCTTGCCCGCGAGGCTGAAGAGGCGGGTGAGATATGCTGGCAGGACGGTCAGGTTCCTGGccattttttttttgtgaAAGTGGTGGGATGTACTGGTCAGTCGTGTGTAATCTAGGAAGCAGTTTCTATacttctcgtcgtcgtcaggaaacggggggggggggggggggggggggggctcgtggtgatggtgatgttgatgtgAACTCCAGACAATGAGGGGGTTTGCTGTGTTGACAGAGTTGCCCAAGTGCGACTCGAGCTGTGTGCGACTGGATagatacacacacacacacacacacgatCAACTTTGTATTAGTCTGGACCAGACCACGGttcgaggcggcgagggggggTCTCACATGCAGCTACCGGCGCTCCAAGAGCGTTAGTCCTGCTAGGACTGTCCACGGTCGATATTCCGCGGCCTCTTACTCGACGACGCTTACACGTGATGGCATTTTTGCCCGCAGCCTCTATTCAGGAAATGGACGCTCTTGCAGcgagagggggggttggcATGCATGAACGCGGAGGCCGGCGGGCTCAAAGGGGGTTGGAGTTGGGGTAAACTAAGTCATGAACAGGTGTTGCTGCGATTAACAAATCACCAACGTCTGTGACCCTGGGTTAATCTTATGACAATAATTCCTGTCACTCATCTGTTTATTTTTTCTTAACCTTGCCGAGAAATGGCCTGTGAAAATAAACAAACATCATGCTCGCTGAAATGGAAGGCTTTGGGTAGTTGTTCGTGTGAAGGGGGCGATTGACTTGTGAGTTGGCGCCGTCTTagcgttgttgttggcggctTTTCAAGCGCAGAAGGCAACTTGTGCTTCTTCGGCTTGGTCATATCAGGGTCGAAAAAGCCCCAGTTGCCACTGTTTAGCCTTGAAAGGTGTGGCTGTTGAAATTGGGCTCGTTCTTCCAGTCTCTGAACAGGGACAAGGAGCTTAGAACACTTCTGCAACTGGAGGACGTCCCTGACAGGGGTCATGAGCGTCAAGACATGTCACATGTGCGGTTCAGCGGATCTAACGTTCTTTCAATCgtgaggatgaagatgttGGGAATAATGAAATGTAGATGAATTATCTGAGGGTGATAGATGCGCCCTTGACCACACGCCTCTCTTTCGGGCATCATGTCCAAACCGTACGGTGAAAAAGGCAAGTTTGTTGAGGCTGCACTTCTCAGAGTCAAGTCAGAAGCTAGCTGTCCGACGTCTCTGTTGAGATATGTATTCTGTTCTGATACTAACGATGTGCTTTGTTATGTTGGGTCATGAGTTTGAAGAAACATAGAGTTGATAATAATTTTATTGAACTGCACCAGCCACCGACGTTGAACTATGGCAACAGATGACGGCAACTCTGAATCAGATTCCGACTAAGTATCATCGGGATATCCCAAACTCCCGCCATGCAACAACATCCTTATCATCTTGCCGAACAAAAGCATTTTCACTTCCTCTAACGATTCTCAGGCAGACAGTGCATGGTCGTGAACTGGCTCTTGGGGTACGCCCAGAACAGCCACGCAAACACCCAGAGGAagccgacggccttgcccggccggccgcgcATCCGGTTGTGGAAGCGCGGGAAATAGGTCCGGACGGCGTGGAGCAGCGCcgtctcgccgacgacggcgacgaagtTGGCGGCCCACCACCAGAACTCCCAGACGTAGCTGCAGCGGATGCCGGAGAAGTAGTCGGTGAAGCCGTGGAAGACGCCGCtgatggcgaagacgaggccgttGAGCAGCCAGCGCTTGCGGCCGCGGAAGGGCCGGGGCCCGCCCAGGCCGACGGCCGTCAGGAGCatctcgccgaggccattgACGGCGCGGTAGATGAGGCGGTCCCAGTACTTGCTCCAGAACCGGCGCAGGTTCCAGGCCTGGCGCACGTCGCCGAAGACGGGAGGCCACtcgtcgggctcgtcgacgccgagcccgacgaagaagacggcgatggccgagTGCACGATGGTGTAGAAGGCGTAGGCGCCCCAGACGGCCTGGAACGCGAAGTAGCACCGGATCATCACCTCGCGCGAGCTGACCTCGCGGAGCCGCCGCAGGAACGACGTCTTGTGCAGCTGGATGTCCCACCAGTCGAAGTCGATGTagacgtcggcgagctggtcgaggacgcggtCGAGGGCCCAGACGGCGGTGATCTTGGCGACGGTCCGCGTGATCCAGCGCTGCTTCGGCGTGAGCGCGCCCCAGAGACGGGAAAAGGGCTGGTGGACGCGTCCCCAGGCTCCATGGGTGACCTGTCGTGTCGTCTTCCAGGCGTTTTTGAGATAGCCGTCGTTATCATCGGTGTCGTCGGTGTCGTCGGGGTTCCCAGGGTAAGCGGTGTTGCCGTCTCGGTTTACGACcttgtcttcctcggcggcggcggtgcaAAGGACCTCTCTTTGGcgctcctcttcggccttcAACAGGTGGAAGACGGGAGCCGGGCGAGCGGTGTTGACGAAGCGCGAGTTCCACATGATCTTGTAGGTCGCGATGGCGCGGCGCCCCCACGGCAACTTCTTCTGCTCGTCCGTGAGGCAGAACCGCTCCCACAGGatcatgacgacggcgccgaggttgtggatgacgacgaggcggacgagggagtccttgacgacgtagACGAAGTCCGTCCGGGCGACGTactcgacgatgacggcgccgatggccacGGAGGCCGCGACCCAGGCGGCGCGGTAGCGCTCGCGGACgttgagggcggcggcgatgcagCCCACGCTGAGGGCGTAGAGGAGGACCGGGTGCACGAGCTCCCTGGTGAAGATCTGCCTCACCGACATCCACGTCTCCCAGACGAAGAAAGTGTACAGGGCCCTGGCGTAGCTCATCTCGGCGTAGTTGTGCTGGGGGTAGAGGTCGGCGTACGCCTCCATGTCGTAGTCGGACCAGTCCCACTGCTCGTCCCCCGTCATGTTGGGGTAGTCCGCGGCTCCGGTGGGATCCATGGCTGCCATGGTCTCCGTTGCAGTCGAGAGCTTCTTGGAGTCGTGTGTGGTGAGGACTGGATGCTGATGACCTGGGTGTGTTGACGTATATATGTGTTGTTGGGATGCTCGCAGcagaagagagaggcagagacgAGGCAGAGACGTCAGTATGTGACGGCAGTTGTATTTAAACCATGGCTTTTGAAATATGCTCATTATTGAAA
This window contains:
- a CDS encoding Putative Wax synthase domain-containing protein encodes the protein MDPTGAADYPNMTGDEQWDWSDYDMEAYADLYPQHNYAEMSYARALYTFFVWETWMSVRQIFTRELVHPVLLYALSVGCIAAALNVRERYRAAWVAASVAIGAVIVEYVARTDFVYVVKDSLVRLVVIHNLGAVVMILWERFCLTDEQKKLPWGRRAIATYKIMWNSRFVNTARPAPVFHLLKAEEERQREVLCTAAAEEDKVVNRDGNTAYPGNPDDTDDTDDNDGYLKNAWKTTRQVTHGAWGRVHQPFSRLWGALTPKQRWITRTVAKITAVWALDRVLDQLADVYIDFDWWDIQLHKTSFLRRLREVSSREVMIRCYFAFQAVWGAYAFYTIVHSAIAVFFVGLGVDEPDEWPPVFGDVRQAWNLRRFWSKYWDRLIYRAVNGLGEMLLTAVGLGGPRPFRGRKRWLLNGLVFAISGVFHGFTDYFSGIRCSYVWEFWWWAANFVAVVGETALLHAVRTYFPRFHNRMRGRPGKAVGFLWVFAWLFWAYPKSQFTTMHCLPENR
- a CDS encoding Putative short-chain dehydrogenase/reductase SDR, NAD(P)-binding domain superfamily, encoding MARNLTVLPAYLTRLFSLAGKTAVVTGGSSGIGREIALALGQSGAKVILVARRAQPLAAAAEQLAQLGVPATPIAADLSNLADLHHASARIKSAHGVPDILVNAAGAGLSRRPPPLLSRVTQGDWDHAIAANLTAPFALGQAFGPGMAARGSGRIINVVGQQSFRGCPGGDSGAYGAAKGGLVSLTRSQAEAWSRSGVLCNAIAPGVVVVEETPASVMEEEEEVSADAAERAEAHAARTMIGRNGMVEDFAGVAVWLASGASAAVTGQTIFVDGGYSATQ